The following coding sequences are from one Lathamus discolor isolate bLatDis1 chromosome 10, bLatDis1.hap1, whole genome shotgun sequence window:
- the SMIM32 gene encoding small integral membrane protein 32, translating to MYSELLNSTSATEAHLIIQTNTPYLSSTPRPVSSSALYMSTARVLKEGEINKPDLVTYIILFFFLLLTVTFIVLFINCQLKNSFFATLPYDRSLREAKSPWRTQAV from the coding sequence ATGTACAGTGAATTGCTAAACTCAACCAGCGCCACTGAAGCTCACCTCATCATTCAGACCAACACACCCTACCTGAGCAGCACGCCGAGACCCGTGAGCTCCTCGGCTCTCTACATGTCCACAGCCCGGGTGTTaaaggaaggggaaataaaTAAGCCAGACCTGGTGACTTACAtcatcctgtttttctttctgctcttgaCTGTGACATTCATTGTGCTCTTCATTAACTGCCAGCTGAAAAACTCTTTCTTTGCTACTCTTCCTTACGACAGATCGCTCAGAGAAGCCAAGAGCCCGTGGAGGACACAAGCTGTCTGA